The DNA sequence TGAGATCTTCAGATGGGTGCAGCACCCGAACCTTCTCAGCGTCTGCCGTCTTCAATCGCACCACGTAGCTTGCCGGCATCACCTCCAGGGGCTCCAGCCTCAGGGTATGACGCTCATCGCCCATCCCGCAGCTGCTGCCCACCAGCTCATCAAAACGCTCCCGATACCAGGTAAAGCTCACCGCCCCGGGAGGAGCCTCCACGCCCAGGGCCGGATCGACCGAGAAGTGGCGCTCAAAGGCCTCTTCGGAGAGCTGCTCGCCGTAGTCCACACGCAGGGTGTAATCCCCTTGCGACAAGGGCTCCTCCGGCACCACAAAGAACATCCCACCGAAGTCCGCCAGGCTCGCCTGCGCCTGATGAACCACCTCCACGGCCACCTCGGCCCCGTCCGCGTCGAGCAGCGCCACCCCTTCTCGAAACGAGGCGGCGCCCTGGTAAAAGAGCGCCAGCTGCACCCCGGGCGGCACCACCGCCCCTTCGGCCGGCAGTGCTTCGGAGACCGGCACCTGCGCCGGGTCGCAGGCCCGGGCCTCACCTACCGCCACGCTCAGGGCCGCCACCACGCTCAGGGCCGCCACCCCAATTGTTGCTCTTTTCATCATCGCTACATCCCTCTCTTTATCGTCGATGAACACTCGCCTTAAGCCCCCGACGACGCCCCCCCGGCGCGCGCAACACCGCCAACATCGAGAGCACCAGCGCCACACTCCCAGGCGTGCTCCCCGGTCCCCCGGCGCTGCACCCGCCACATCCACCACGAACCTGGTCAGACGCCTCGCCACCGGACTCTTCCACTTCCCAGCCAGCGTCGCCCGGCAAGCCCCCATCCCCGCTCACGCCGGCGTCATCGCGGTCCGCGTCCCCCTGGTCTGGGCCCTCTTCCTCACATCCTTCAACCTCATCCCAGTTGGTCACATCGAACTGGGTCGGCGCCGGGTCGTAGGCCACGCACTTCTCGGGTTTGCAGAGCTCGCTAAAGCCGTCGTACGTGCCATCGCCGCGCAACGCAGCGACGCGCACGCAGCCGACGTTCTCCATCACAAAACCGTGCCACGCGTCGGCCTCCTCGGCTCGATACACCTGCTGGACCACATCTCTACCGCGCTCCAGACTCACCCGGTAGGCCACGGCCCCCGGCTCCGCCTCAAAACGCAGCCGCTGATAGGCAGCCCCCCACTCACAGGAGTTTCCGGTCGGCTCGACGTAGCGTTCGCGGTACCACTCCAAGTCAGGAGCCGATGCCTCCAGGTCCCAGACATGGGCCTCATCCACCTCGAAGCCGGATTCGACGTCTTCCTTGCCCGAGGCCTCGTCGTAATCAACCCGCAGTGTGTACGCGCCGGGCGCCAGCGGGGCCTGCGGACGAACCTCGCGCACAAACCCGTACTGCGCGGCCTGGTAACGCCGCTCGATCTCAACGGCGACGGCCAGGCCATCCGGACCGATGAGGTCAATCTCCGGGTCCAGGGCTGAGCCCGAGGCAAAGATCAGCACCATCGCATCTGGCGCGACAAGCGCCCCGGCAGCTGGCACGACAGCGACAATCGCCTCATCCAGCGGCTCACAGGCCAGCGCGCCGCCCGCACTTACACCAACGCCTGCAGCCAGCGCCCCGGCCCACATCCACCGCCTTACACGCATCCTGACTCCGAGATTCGGGGAGCCCGCGGCTCCCCATCACTACCTGGGTTAACGACGTCGCCACACCAGCGCGCCCAGAGCGGCCAGTACAAACGCCAGCGAACCGCCGGACTTGCCGCCGGTAGAGCAACTTCCTCCGGCCACCGAGCTCCCCTCACCGCCGGCGTCATCGCCCGAGGCTCCGACATCATCTTCGTCGCCCCCATCCACGACATCCGGACCAATATCGTCGCCGGCATCCTCGACAGGCGGCTCACCGACATCGCTATCGTCCGGGTCCCCCTCCGTCAGGTCCTCGTCAGGACATCCCTCAATCGTATCCCATTCGGTCTGCCCGGGTATACCAGGGCTCTCTTGCGCGTCGTAGTGCCGGCACTTATCCGGCACACACGCCTCGGTCACCTCACTCGGGAGACCGTCCCCCCGAAGGGCCGTCACACGCAGGCACTTCACCTGCTCCATCTGAGCCACCTGGAAGCGTCCTACCTCCGATGCCAGGTAGCGCTGCTCCAGGACACTGGAGTCGTCCAACTCGACGCTCAGCAGGTAGTAGGCCGCCCCCTCGACCGACGAAATTCTCACCTGATGGTGAGCCACCGAATATCCGCAGCTGTCGCCAACGGGCTCATCAAAGGTCTCGCGATACCACTCCAATTGCGGTGCGGCCGGCGGCGCAGGCCAGGCCCCCCCGTCAATGATCTCAAAGGAGCGCTCAAACAACACGGGCTCGTCCAGCGGGTCCATCGCCGTCAGCGTGTAACTCCCGGGCATCAGCGGCGCTGTCGGTTCCAGGTAGCGCACCATGCCGCCGTGCAACCGCTGCGCGTGCTCGACCACATCCGCGCTCACCGCCTGCCCCTCACCATCAAGCAGCGCGACCACCGACGCCCCCTCCAGCCCATGACTGAAAAGCACCAGCTCGGCATCCGCCGCGACCTCCGAACCACTCCCGGGGAGCGCATCGTACACCTGCTCCAGCGCCGGAGAGCATGCTCGGGCTTGCTCCATCCCCACCGTCAGGGTCATGGCCCCCACGGTCATCGCTGCGACCCCTGCGCCTACTGTCTTGTACGTCAACATCATCATTCATCTTCCTCTTGGGAGTACGTCATCCATGTGGACATGCGAGCGTGCCCTACCAGCATGATCCCCTTGCCTGCCCCGGTCTAGCAGACCCGCCTCCCCGGCGCTCCGACTGAACTTCTCGCCACGCCCGCCAAATCATCCCGGCCTGACCTCGGCCCCCTCTCCAAGCGCCTGACACGCGGCCTCCACCACTTTATCGACCAGAATCACCCCCTTATAAAACACCACCCCCACCGCCCCGGCCTCCAGCTTCTCGCGGTCGCCACGCAGCCGCTCGCTGACCACCAGAATCACCGGCCGCTCGCTCTTCAGCGCGGCCAACCGCTCCAGCCGCCGCCGCAGATACGACGCCCGCCAGGTGCCCACGATCTCCAGCAGCACCTCCCTTCCCCCGGGCCCGGTGAGCACGTAGTCGGTGACCAGCACCTCATTATCCCCCAGATCCACGACCTGCCCGCGCCGCTCCAGCCGCCAGCCCTCGGGAGCCTTCTCCGAAAAACGCTCCTCGAACCACTGCTCCTCCTCGGCCAGCCACTGCCCCCGCACGCGCCGCGCGCTCTGAAGCCCGTCTTGAGGCCCCAGCGCAAAGGTGCGCTCTTTGTTATCCCAGTCGACCACCGCCTCCAGCGTCCACCCCTTCAGATGCAGCAGCGCCGGCAAAAACTTCGCCATCGCCAGCCCGTAACGCCGCCCTCCCTTGAGCACGCTGGCCGGCCCGTCGACCTCGATGACATACCCCTTGCCGGTGCGTTCGGTGCGATGCATCAACCGGTGAAACTTGAGCATCTGAAACAGATGCCGCAGCCGCCCGGAGTTCTGTCCCTGCAGATGCACCTTCAACGTGAGCGCCCGGTACAGCACGGCCTGGGCCAATGCCAGATTGTAGCGATGCAGCAGGCCCTCGGCGTCGATCGTCTTGAACGCGCTCAACACCTGACGCTCCTCCAGATCGGCGTAGAGCGCCACTTCACACGCCTCCGGACTCACCCCCAGGCTCTCCCCGACCCGCTCCAGAATGCGCCGACGCGCGTCTTCCCGATGCGGATTACCCGCGCGCGCCGCCTCCAAAAACAGCGCCTCACGCACCACCTCCGGCGCAACCTGGGCCCGCACCTCAAATTCACTGCGGTCGTAGAGCAGCTTGGCCAGCCCCCGCCAGATCAAAAAATCCGTGCCGTGACCAATAGCCTCCTCCACCCGCTCATCGACCAGCGCACGCGCCTTTCCTTGATGCGACTCAAAGATCGCCACCAGCGCCTGCGCTCGCTCGCGGGCCACCTCGTCGTCCACATCCAGATAGCGCGGGACGATGGCTCCCCGTGACTTTTTAACCCGCAGAAGATCACTGGTAAGCATCATGCTCCCGACGCCGCTGACTCACATACCCCTCCATCGAATCGGCCGTAATCAGTTCGTACAACAACGCGCGCTTGCCCTCGGCTCGCCGCAAAATACGCCCCAGGCGCTGCACATGCTCCCGCACACTCCCCGAACCGGCCAGAATCACCGCGACCGACGCCTCCGGAATGTCCACCCCCTCGTTGAGCACCTTGCTGGTCACCAGCACCCGGTAGCTCCCCTGGCGCACCCGCTCCAAGATCGCGCGACGCTCCTTGATCTTGGTCTCGTGCGTGATCGCCGGACATAAAAGAGCTTCGCTGATCGCGTAGACCGAGGCGTTGTCGTTGGTAAAGATCAGCACCCGCTCCTCTGGATGCTCATCGAGCAACTCGTAGAGAAGCCGAAGTTTTTGGTCGTGCACCAACGCCAGCCGCTTCTGCAGCTGGTAGGCCTTGAGCGCGCGCCGGCCCTGATCCGAGCGACTGGTCGCCGCCAGAAAATTGCGCCAGCCGAAGCGTCCCCCCAGCCTTATCCCCTGCGACTCGACAAACCCACGATAGATCCCGCGCGCCTCGTCGTAGAGCGCCCGGTCCTCCTCCCCCATCCCCACCTCCAGGGTGCGCACCTCATAATCGGCCAGCACATCGCCTGAGAGTTCTTTGATGGACCGGCGAAAATTCTCCGGTCCTACCAGCTCATCCAGATCGCGCTCCTTGCCGTCGGCGCGCTCCGGAGTCGCGGTCAATCCCAGACGGAAGGGAGCAATGCTCTGCAACGCCGCCTGCCTGTACACCTCCCCCGGCAGGTGATGAGCTTCATCAAAGATCATCAGCCCGAAACGCCCCCCGAGCCGCGCCATATGAATCGCCGCCGAGTCATACGTCGAGACCGTCAACGCTTCTACCTGGTGGTAGCCCCCGCCCAACATCCCGATCGGGGCCCCGAAGAACGCCTCCAGGTTGCCCACCCACTGCGTCATCAGGTCAATGGTGGGCACCACCACCAGCGCCGTGCGCCCGACGGCCTCAATCGCCAGCGCCGCCACGTAGCTCTTGCCCGCCCCTGTCGGAAGCACCACCAGCCCCCGGCGGCCCCCCTCCAGCCAGGCCTCCAGTGCCTGGGACTGATGCTCATAGGGTTTAAACCGCCGCCCCCCAATCTGGAGTTCCTGCGCCTCGTAGCCCCGGGCCTCATCCTCAAAACTCACCCCGCCGC is a window from the Lujinxingia litoralis genome containing:
- a CDS encoding MYXO-CTERM sorting domain-containing protein, coding for MMMLTYKTVGAGVAAMTVGAMTLTVGMEQARACSPALEQVYDALPGSGSEVAADAELVLFSHGLEGASVVALLDGEGQAVSADVVEHAQRLHGGMVRYLEPTAPLMPGSYTLTAMDPLDEPVLFERSFEIIDGGAWPAPPAAPQLEWYRETFDEPVGDSCGYSVAHHQVRISSVEGAAYYLLSVELDDSSVLEQRYLASEVGRFQVAQMEQVKCLRVTALRGDGLPSEVTEACVPDKCRHYDAQESPGIPGQTEWDTIEGCPDEDLTEGDPDDSDVGEPPVEDAGDDIGPDVVDGGDEDDVGASGDDAGGEGSSVAGGSCSTGGKSGGSLAFVLAALGALVWRRR
- a CDS encoding DUF790 family protein, whose product is MMLTSDLLRVKKSRGAIVPRYLDVDDEVARERAQALVAIFESHQGKARALVDERVEEAIGHGTDFLIWRGLAKLLYDRSEFEVRAQVAPEVVREALFLEAARAGNPHREDARRRILERVGESLGVSPEACEVALYADLEERQVLSAFKTIDAEGLLHRYNLALAQAVLYRALTLKVHLQGQNSGRLRHLFQMLKFHRLMHRTERTGKGYVIEVDGPASVLKGGRRYGLAMAKFLPALLHLKGWTLEAVVDWDNKERTFALGPQDGLQSARRVRGQWLAEEEQWFEERFSEKAPEGWRLERRGQVVDLGDNEVLVTDYVLTGPGGREVLLEIVGTWRASYLRRRLERLAALKSERPVILVVSERLRGDREKLEAGAVGVVFYKGVILVDKVVEAACQALGEGAEVRPG
- a CDS encoding DEAD/DEAH box helicase, translating into MVSRRSSAIAVGEQEGGDDERRVLRFEEGTLVLRGASLEAPVPGPGWVYDRRVEAWRAPAWRYRQVLAALIRGGVSFEDEARGYEAQELQIGGRRFKPYEHQSQALEAWLEGGRRGLVVLPTGAGKSYVAALAIEAVGRTALVVVPTIDLMTQWVGNLEAFFGAPIGMLGGGYHQVEALTVSTYDSAAIHMARLGGRFGLMIFDEAHHLPGEVYRQAALQSIAPFRLGLTATPERADGKERDLDELVGPENFRRSIKELSGDVLADYEVRTLEVGMGEEDRALYDEARGIYRGFVESQGIRLGGRFGWRNFLAATSRSDQGRRALKAYQLQKRLALVHDQKLRLLYELLDEHPEERVLIFTNDNASVYAISEALLCPAITHETKIKERRAILERVRQGSYRVLVTSKVLNEGVDIPEASVAVILAGSGSVREHVQRLGRILRRAEGKRALLYELITADSMEGYVSQRRREHDAYQ